A stretch of Cicer arietinum cultivar CDC Frontier isolate Library 1 chromosome 5, Cicar.CDCFrontier_v2.0, whole genome shotgun sequence DNA encodes these proteins:
- the LOC101504501 gene encoding zinc finger A20 and AN1 domain-containing stress-associated protein 5-like: MAQRTENEETEFKVPETITVCINNCGVTVTGNAATNNMCQNCFTASTATTSSTVGISSQSSRSGVISVNSVRSPKRSLPEESSEITDRNSSDQTTISEAKRVVSRCSGCRRKVGLTGFRCRCGDLFCSEHRYSDRHDCSFDYKAAGREAIARENPVIRAAKIVKV, from the coding sequence atggcTCAAAgaacagaaaacgaagaaacCGAATTCAAAGTTCCAGAAACAATAACCGTTTGCATCAACAACTGTGGCGTAACCGTAACCGGTAACGCTGCAACAAACAACATGTGTCAAAATTGCTTCACCGCTTCAACCGCCACAACCTCATCCACCGTCGGAATCTCATCTCAATCTTCCAGATCCGGTGTTATTTCCGTTAATTCCGTTCGTTCACCGAAGAGATCTCTTCCGGAAGAATCATCGGAGATTACCGATCGTAATTCGTCAGATCAAACGACGATTTCCGAGGCGAAGCGTGTTGTTAGCAGATGCTCCGGTTGCCGGAGAAAGGTAGGGTTGACCGGATTCCGATGTAGATGCGGTGATCTTTTCTGTTCTGAACATCGATATTCCGATCGTCATGATTGTAGCTTTGATTATAAAGCTGCTGGTAGAGAAGCTATTGCTAGAGAAAATCCTGTTATCAGAGCCGCGAAAATTGTTAAGGTTTGA